In the genome of Bacteroidales bacterium, one region contains:
- a CDS encoding FAD-dependent oxidoreductase, translating to MTGGIHKITILFLTWGVFYACNNQPVDVFIEVESFSDKGGWVVDNQSVNAMGSPYLMAHGLGIPVEDASTVISLPENGKYRVWVRTRDWVKQWGKEGSPGRFMVQFNGLILDTIFGTRQAEWHWQDGGIIKLKSGDNKITLHDLTGFNGRCDAIYLTTDHKQIPPDEPDKLAAFREQQLGLSNPEILKDFDLVVVGGGIAGCCAAISAARLGCKVALIQNRPVLGGNNSSEVRVGLSGLISQLPYPNLGNLLDEIGGVGHWTYWEAKQNPDAERSRQIMDIIKKHPEKKIHNAGPETNYEDTKKQWVVENEKNITLFLNTEVYKIHKEGNCIVSVTGKNIMTGEEYLFKGKLFADCTGDGNLGYLSNADFRMGRESKSETGEPRAPEQTDQLVMGTSVQWYAEKTNKNSLFPECSWALQFNEQTCRPGLRGDWNWETGMNRNQITEIEYIRDYGLRAVFGNWDFLKNKSPKKDAFADKKLTWVAYIGGKRESRRLLGDIILKEQDILEDISYEDASFTTTWGIDLHFPKEIPGLTEEPFLSYADIQDIKPYAVPYRCLYSRNIDNMFMAGRNISVTHVALGTIRVMRTGGMMGEVVGMAASLCKKHSVNPRQIYQLHLPELKTLMEKGVGNLGFPEIKKLDE from the coding sequence ATGACCGGAGGTATCCATAAAATCACAATACTATTCTTAACATGGGGGGTCTTCTACGCATGTAATAATCAACCTGTTGATGTTTTTATAGAAGTAGAAAGTTTTTCTGATAAAGGCGGTTGGGTAGTCGACAATCAATCTGTAAATGCGATGGGATCACCATACCTGATGGCTCACGGACTGGGTATCCCTGTTGAAGATGCATCCACGGTTATTTCCCTGCCTGAAAACGGGAAATACAGGGTTTGGGTCAGGACGAGGGATTGGGTAAAACAGTGGGGAAAAGAAGGATCACCGGGAAGGTTCATGGTTCAATTTAATGGCCTCATATTAGATACTATTTTCGGAACAAGGCAGGCTGAGTGGCACTGGCAGGATGGAGGGATCATAAAATTAAAATCCGGTGATAACAAGATTACACTTCACGACCTTACCGGATTTAATGGTCGTTGTGATGCTATTTACCTGACTACAGACCACAAACAAATCCCTCCCGACGAGCCGGACAAACTAGCTGCTTTTCGTGAACAGCAATTAGGATTATCCAATCCTGAAATATTGAAAGATTTTGATCTTGTCGTCGTTGGAGGTGGTATTGCCGGTTGTTGCGCAGCCATCAGTGCCGCCCGTTTAGGATGCAAAGTAGCGTTGATACAAAACCGGCCGGTACTTGGAGGAAACAATAGTTCGGAAGTACGCGTCGGTTTGTCAGGATTGATCAGTCAACTACCTTATCCTAATCTGGGTAATCTGCTCGATGAAATCGGAGGTGTCGGACACTGGACATATTGGGAAGCAAAACAAAATCCCGATGCGGAAAGAAGCAGGCAAATTATGGATATCATAAAAAAACATCCCGAGAAAAAAATCCATAATGCCGGACCTGAAACCAACTATGAAGATACAAAAAAACAATGGGTGGTGGAAAATGAAAAGAACATCACCCTGTTCCTGAATACAGAAGTTTACAAAATACATAAAGAAGGAAATTGTATTGTTTCTGTAACAGGTAAAAATATTATGACCGGTGAGGAATACCTTTTCAAGGGTAAATTATTTGCCGATTGTACAGGTGACGGAAATCTGGGTTATCTCTCTAATGCAGATTTTCGTATGGGCAGGGAAAGTAAAAGTGAAACCGGAGAACCACGGGCACCGGAACAAACAGATCAATTAGTAATGGGCACTTCTGTTCAATGGTATGCTGAAAAGACAAATAAGAATTCTTTATTTCCGGAATGCTCATGGGCGCTTCAATTTAATGAACAAACCTGTCGCCCGGGCCTGAGGGGAGATTGGAATTGGGAAACAGGAATGAACAGAAATCAGATCACTGAAATAGAATATATCCGTGATTATGGATTACGTGCTGTTTTTGGAAATTGGGATTTTCTGAAAAATAAAAGCCCTAAAAAAGACGCATTTGCAGATAAAAAACTTACCTGGGTTGCCTATATCGGAGGCAAACGGGAATCACGCCGCTTACTGGGCGATATCATATTGAAAGAACAGGATATCTTAGAAGATATATCTTATGAAGATGCTTCTTTTACTACTACCTGGGGAATAGATCTTCATTTTCCCAAAGAAATTCCCGGTTTAACAGAAGAACCATTTCTTTCTTATGCCGATATACAGGATATAAAACCCTATGCAGTACCATACAGGTGTTTATATTCCAGAAATATAGATAATATGTTCATGGCCGGACGGAATATCAGTGTGACACATGTCGCCCTGGGAACAATTCGTGTTATGCGGACAGGGGGAATGATGGGTGAAGTAGTCGGGATGGCAGCTTCATTATGCAAGAAACATTCGGTAAATCCAAGACAAATCTATCAATTACATTTGCCTGAATTAAAAACATTAATGGAAAAGGGCGTTGGTAACCTTGGGTTTCCTGAAATAAAGAAACTTGATGAATAA
- a CDS encoding FAD-dependent oxidoreductase, with amino-acid sequence MNPYVFLLVILLSSVRHIYASDLFVEAESFAEKGGWVVDQQFADQMGSPYLMAHGLGKPVSDAGTVVDFPETGTYYIHVRVYNWTSPWYEKAGPGKFRIKLNGKVLPVTLGDKGNEWIWQSAGKININKKQTEIILQDLTGFNGRCDALYFTKDPSFVPPSATDELMEFRREKLNIKQKDAGHYDLVVIGGGAAGICAAVSAAQCGLKVALINDRPVLGGNGSSEIRVGLTGDTDKNLYPNLGKVVKEIQMDRPFNAGPAEAYKDDKKMSVVRENKNISLYLNIHVFVVETDQNTIQSVTGRHIETGDEFRFYGTLFADCTGDAAVGYLSGADYRMGRESRYEAFESLAPLSSDHHVLGSSNMWSFETKDKPSSFPVLEWACQFSEVYHIKEKKPGWKWEGGFTKNTILNAENIRDQNLRAILGNWSYLKNNDPDYANREITWMAFLAGKRESRRLLGDIILNQNDIQNQVKYNDASFTTTWSLDLHFPDPKCSSFFPGEEFYSYCVQVPIYPYHVPYRCLYSRNINNLFMAGRNISATHVAFGSIRVQKTTGMMGEVVGMAASLCIQNKTNPRGVYQDHLKDLKTLMKKGVEKVIPN; translated from the coding sequence ATGAATCCGTATGTGTTTCTGTTAGTAATATTGCTTTCCAGCGTCAGGCATATATATGCATCGGACTTGTTTGTCGAAGCGGAGAGTTTTGCAGAAAAAGGCGGCTGGGTAGTAGACCAACAGTTTGCAGACCAGATGGGCTCTCCTTACCTGATGGCCCACGGACTGGGAAAACCTGTATCTGATGCCGGTACGGTAGTTGATTTTCCTGAAACAGGTACTTATTACATACATGTGCGGGTATATAACTGGACATCTCCATGGTACGAAAAAGCCGGCCCCGGAAAGTTCAGGATTAAACTGAACGGTAAAGTCCTTCCTGTAACCCTGGGTGATAAGGGCAACGAATGGATCTGGCAAAGCGCCGGAAAGATCAATATCAATAAAAAGCAAACAGAAATCATTTTACAGGATTTAACAGGCTTCAACGGTCGTTGCGATGCTCTTTATTTCACTAAAGACCCTTCTTTTGTGCCGCCGTCAGCAACAGATGAACTGATGGAATTCAGGCGGGAAAAGCTGAACATAAAACAAAAAGATGCAGGGCATTATGACCTGGTGGTTATCGGAGGAGGAGCAGCAGGGATATGTGCAGCTGTTTCTGCCGCACAATGCGGTCTTAAGGTCGCATTGATCAATGACCGCCCGGTTCTGGGAGGAAATGGCAGTTCAGAAATCAGGGTGGGCCTGACAGGTGATACCGATAAAAACCTTTATCCGAACCTGGGAAAAGTAGTTAAAGAAATCCAGATGGACAGGCCCTTCAATGCCGGCCCTGCGGAAGCTTACAAGGATGATAAGAAAATGAGTGTGGTACGGGAAAACAAAAATATCAGTTTATATCTGAATATTCATGTATTTGTCGTTGAAACTGATCAAAATACGATACAGTCAGTTACCGGCCGCCATATAGAAACCGGTGATGAATTCCGTTTCTACGGAACATTATTTGCGGATTGCACAGGAGATGCGGCTGTTGGTTATCTTTCCGGGGCAGATTACCGGATGGGAAGAGAAAGCCGTTATGAAGCTTTCGAGTCGCTGGCACCATTATCTTCAGATCATCATGTATTAGGTTCCTCCAATATGTGGTCATTCGAAACAAAAGACAAACCCTCTTCTTTTCCCGTATTGGAATGGGCTTGTCAGTTCAGTGAAGTTTATCACATAAAAGAAAAAAAACCCGGCTGGAAATGGGAAGGTGGTTTTACAAAAAACACCATCCTGAATGCAGAAAATATAAGGGACCAGAATCTCAGGGCCATATTAGGTAACTGGTCTTACTTAAAAAATAACGATCCGGATTATGCCAACCGGGAGATAACCTGGATGGCCTTTTTAGCGGGAAAGAGGGAATCCCGCCGTTTACTCGGGGATATCATACTGAATCAGAATGATATTCAAAACCAGGTAAAATATAATGATGCCAGTTTTACTACAACATGGTCATTAGACCTTCATTTTCCCGATCCTAAATGCAGCAGTTTTTTCCCGGGGGAAGAATTTTACAGTTATTGCGTTCAGGTTCCCATATATCCTTATCATGTACCCTATCGTTGCCTCTATTCCAGGAATATAAACAATTTGTTTATGGCAGGGCGTAACATTAGTGCAACACATGTTGCATTCGGGAGTATCCGGGTGCAAAAAACCACAGGTATGATGGGTGAAGTAGTAGGAATGGCAGCTTCACTTTGCATACAAAATAAAACCAATCCGAGGGGAGTATATCAGGATCACCTGAAAGATCTGAAAACATTGATGAAAAAAGGAGTCGAAAAAGTAATCCCCAATTAA
- a CDS encoding FAD-dependent oxidoreductase produces MKTHFIILLCIVLAACSNQPADLFVETENFSDKGGWVVDQQFMDLMGSSYLMAHGMGKKVDNATTTVRFPKTGSYRMFVRTYNWTSPWTNDPGPGKFQVLIDQKPVGRVFGDTGNSWLWQDGGKIEIKNKNTQVALQDLTGFNGRCDAIYFTQDSTFVPPAGLDQLTTFRSQKTGIKPKNAGKYDFVVVGGGVAGMCAAVSAARLGSKVAIIHDRPIWGGNNSSEVRVHLGGRIALEPYPELGGVVKEMSPMKGGNAQPADRYEDEKKTNLMDGEPNIDQFLNYRAFAVKMDGNMIKSVTAKHIETGEELTFTAPVFADCTGDGTVGVLAGADFAMGRESKAEFGESTAPEEGDKMTMGSSVQWYSEDKKTPVDFPVFRYGVEFNEENAQKVTMGEWTWETGMNYDQISEFERIRDYGLMVVYSNWSFLKNELSENEKYVNRSLGWVAYVAGKRESRRLLGDHILKEQDITDYVVYPDGTASTSWSIDLHYPDPKNTAQFPGQEFKSIAVHKTIYPYPIPYRCFYSRNVDNLFMAGRNISVTHVALGTVRVMRTTGLMGEVVGMAASLCKQNKTNPRGVYENHLEDLKVLMKKGVGKDGTKGYPDYNLGGTLKERPQKRD; encoded by the coding sequence ATGAAAACACATTTCATTATTTTACTTTGTATTGTTTTGGCAGCATGTAGTAACCAACCTGCTGATCTTTTTGTTGAAACAGAAAATTTTTCCGATAAAGGAGGTTGGGTGGTCGACCAGCAATTTATGGATCTGATGGGATCATCCTACCTGATGGCACATGGTATGGGAAAGAAAGTAGATAACGCAACTACTACCGTCAGGTTCCCTAAAACAGGTAGTTACAGGATGTTTGTCCGCACTTATAACTGGACATCTCCATGGACAAATGATCCTGGTCCGGGAAAATTTCAGGTTTTGATCGATCAAAAGCCGGTTGGCCGGGTTTTCGGAGATACCGGGAATTCATGGTTGTGGCAGGATGGTGGCAAAATAGAGATCAAAAACAAGAATACACAGGTCGCTTTACAGGATTTAACCGGATTCAACGGACGTTGTGATGCCATATATTTCACACAGGATAGCACATTCGTTCCTCCGGCAGGGTTGGATCAACTGACTACTTTCCGTTCCCAGAAAACAGGCATCAAGCCTAAGAATGCAGGAAAATATGATTTCGTAGTCGTAGGAGGTGGAGTTGCAGGCATGTGTGCTGCTGTCTCAGCCGCCCGCCTGGGATCAAAAGTTGCCATCATACACGACAGGCCTATATGGGGTGGTAACAACAGTTCCGAAGTTCGTGTACATCTTGGCGGACGAATTGCATTGGAACCGTATCCGGAATTAGGCGGTGTGGTTAAAGAAATGAGCCCGATGAAAGGTGGGAATGCACAACCGGCAGACAGGTATGAAGATGAAAAGAAAACCAACCTGATGGATGGAGAACCGAATATAGACCAATTCCTCAACTATCGCGCTTTTGCCGTAAAAATGGATGGGAATATGATCAAATCGGTTACAGCAAAACACATTGAAACAGGCGAAGAATTGACCTTCACCGCTCCCGTTTTTGCCGATTGTACAGGTGATGGTACTGTCGGTGTACTGGCCGGAGCCGATTTCGCCATGGGTCGGGAATCAAAAGCTGAGTTTGGTGAATCCACAGCCCCAGAAGAAGGAGATAAAATGACCATGGGAAGTTCCGTACAATGGTATTCTGAAGATAAAAAAACTCCGGTTGATTTTCCGGTTTTTCGCTATGGCGTTGAATTCAACGAAGAAAATGCCCAGAAAGTAACCATGGGGGAATGGACCTGGGAAACAGGTATGAATTACGACCAGATCAGTGAATTCGAACGTATCCGTGACTATGGCCTGATGGTGGTATATTCCAACTGGTCTTTTTTGAAAAATGAACTCAGTGAAAACGAAAAATATGTCAACCGTTCTCTCGGTTGGGTCGCTTATGTTGCAGGAAAACGCGAATCACGCCGTCTTCTGGGCGATCACATATTGAAAGAACAGGACATCACCGATTATGTGGTATACCCTGACGGAACAGCTTCTACTTCATGGAGCATCGACCTGCATTATCCCGATCCGAAAAATACGGCACAATTCCCCGGTCAGGAATTCAAATCCATTGCTGTCCATAAAACTATTTATCCTTACCCTATTCCTTACCGTTGCTTCTATTCACGCAACGTCGACAACCTTTTCATGGCCGGACGTAATATCAGTGTAACACACGTGGCTCTAGGAACCGTCCGTGTAATGCGTACTACCGGATTGATGGGCGAGGTAGTAGGAATGGCGGCCTCGCTTTGCAAACAGAACAAGACCAACCCAAGGGGGGTATATGAAAATCATCTGGAAGATTTGAAAGTACTGATGAAAAAAGGAGTCGGAAAAGATGGTACTAAAGGATATCCGGATTATAACCTGGGTGGAACCTTAAAGGAAAGACCCCAAAAAAGAGATTAA